Proteins encoded together in one Pseudomonas oryzicola window:
- a CDS encoding bile acid:sodium symporter family protein, translated as MRALAALSRFVGNTFALWVLLFAVLAFLQPQWFIALKVAIVPLLGLVMFGMGLTLKLDDFAALARQPWRVMLGVVAHFVIMPGMAWLLCQLFQLPPEIAVGVILVGCCPSGTASNVMVWLSRGDLALAVAIAAVTTLLAPLLTPALVWLLASAWLPVSFMDMFWSILQLVMLPIVLGVLAQRLLGTKVQAAVQVLPLVSVISIVMIVCAVVAASQAKIAESGLLIMAVVVLHNSFGYLLGYLTGRLCKLPLGQRKSLALEVGMQNSGLGAALAAAHFSPLAAVPSALFSVWHNISGALLSTWFRRMGEPQTMASRTESA; from the coding sequence ATGCGTGCCCTCGCCGCCCTCAGCCGCTTCGTCGGCAATACCTTCGCCCTGTGGGTGCTGTTGTTCGCCGTGCTGGCCTTTCTGCAACCGCAATGGTTCATCGCCCTGAAGGTGGCCATCGTGCCGTTGCTGGGCCTGGTGATGTTCGGCATGGGCCTGACCCTCAAGCTAGACGATTTCGCCGCCCTCGCCCGTCAGCCCTGGCGGGTGATGCTGGGCGTGGTCGCGCACTTCGTGATCATGCCGGGCATGGCCTGGCTGCTGTGCCAGTTGTTCCAGCTGCCGCCGGAAATCGCCGTAGGCGTGATCCTGGTCGGCTGCTGCCCGAGCGGCACGGCGTCGAACGTGATGGTCTGGCTGTCGCGGGGTGACCTGGCGTTGGCGGTGGCGATTGCCGCCGTGACGACCCTGCTCGCCCCGCTGCTGACCCCGGCGCTGGTCTGGCTCCTCGCGTCGGCCTGGCTGCCGGTGTCCTTCATGGACATGTTCTGGTCGATCCTGCAGCTGGTGATGCTGCCGATCGTGCTCGGCGTACTGGCCCAGCGCCTGCTCGGCACCAAGGTCCAGGCGGCGGTGCAGGTGCTGCCGCTGGTTTCGGTGATCAGCATCGTGATGATCGTCTGCGCAGTGGTGGCGGCCAGCCAGGCGAAAATCGCCGAGTCAGGGCTGCTGATCATGGCGGTGGTCGTGCTGCACAACAGCTTCGGCTATTTGCTCGGGTACCTGACCGGCAGGCTGTGCAAGCTGCCGCTGGGCCAACGCAAGTCGCTGGCGCTGGAGGTGGGCATGCAGAACTCCGGACTGGGCGCAGCGCTGGCAGCGGCGCATTTTTCGCCGCTGGCAGCGGTGCCGAGTGCGTTGTTCAGTGTTTGGCACAATATTTCCGGTGCACTGCTGTCGACCTGGTTCCGGCGCATGGGTGAGCCGCAGACAATGGCGAGCAGAACAGAGTCTGCATGA
- the sugE gene encoding quaternary ammonium compound efflux SMR transporter SugE, whose amino-acid sequence MSWIILFFAGLFEVGWAVGLKYTDGFSKPLPTALTVAAMAISLGLLGLAMKELPLGTAYAIWTGVGAVGTVIAGILLFGESVALVRLVSVALIVAGLVGLKVSAS is encoded by the coding sequence ATGTCCTGGATCATCCTGTTCTTCGCCGGCCTGTTCGAGGTCGGCTGGGCCGTCGGCCTGAAATACACCGACGGCTTCAGCAAGCCGCTTCCCACCGCACTGACCGTCGCCGCCATGGCCATCAGCCTGGGCCTGCTGGGCCTGGCCATGAAGGAACTGCCGCTGGGCACCGCCTACGCCATCTGGACCGGTGTCGGCGCGGTTGGCACGGTGATCGCCGGTATCCTCCTGTTCGGCGAGTCCGTGGCCCTGGTACGCCTGGTCAGCGTGGCGCTGATCGTTGCCGGCCTGGTCGGCCTGAAAGTCAGCGCCAGCTGA
- a CDS encoding MFS transporter gives MSHSSQFTLLGKRRFLPFFITQSLGAFNDNLFKQSLILAILFKLSLGDGDRSIWVNLCALLFILPFFLFSALGGQFGEKFAKDALIRAIKLAEIAIMAIGALGFITNHLALMLVALFGMGTHSALFGPVKYSILPQALREEELVGGNGLVETGTFLAILAGTIGAGVMMSADSYATVVAGGVVGTAVLGYLASRWIPRAAAASPQMPLDWNIFRQSWAILHMGLGQPPAVSRSIVGNSWFWFVGAIYLTQIPAYAKDWLHGDGTVVTLVLTLFSVGIALGSLLCERLSGRKVEIGLVPFGSFGLSLFGLLWWWHSGDVPAAAAPHDWLALLGMGQAWWILLSIVGLGVFGGFYIVPLYALIQARTAEDQRARVIAANNILNALFMVVSALLTIVLLGLAKLTIPQLFLVVSLLNIAVNVHIFRIVPEFTMRFLIWLLSHSMYRVQHRDLERIPDQGAALLVCNHVSFVDALLLGGAIRRPIRFVMYYKIYNLPVLNFVFRTAGAIPIAGRNEDQATYERAFTRIAEYLADGELVCIFPEGKLTGDGEIDVFKGGVNRILSETPVPVIPLALQGLWGSFFSRDPAKGFFKRLWSRVTIVAGAAIPVEAAQPEALREQVSRLRGDLR, from the coding sequence ATGAGTCATTCCTCGCAATTCACCTTGCTCGGCAAGCGGCGGTTCCTGCCGTTCTTCATCACCCAGTCGCTGGGTGCGTTCAACGACAACCTGTTCAAGCAGTCGCTGATCCTGGCGATCCTGTTCAAGCTCAGCCTGGGCGACGGCGACCGTTCGATCTGGGTCAACCTGTGCGCCTTGCTGTTCATCCTGCCGTTCTTCCTGTTTTCGGCGCTGGGTGGGCAGTTTGGCGAGAAATTCGCCAAGGACGCGCTGATCCGGGCGATCAAGCTGGCCGAGATCGCCATCATGGCAATCGGTGCGCTCGGCTTCATCACCAACCACCTGGCGCTGATGCTGGTGGCACTGTTCGGCATGGGCACCCACTCGGCGCTGTTCGGCCCGGTGAAATACTCGATCCTGCCGCAGGCGCTGCGCGAAGAAGAACTGGTCGGCGGTAACGGGCTGGTGGAAACCGGTACCTTCCTGGCCATCCTGGCCGGCACCATCGGCGCCGGGGTGATGATGTCGGCCGACAGCTATGCCACGGTGGTGGCCGGCGGTGTGGTCGGCACGGCGGTGCTTGGCTACCTGGCCAGCCGCTGGATCCCGCGCGCTGCTGCCGCTTCGCCGCAAATGCCACTGGACTGGAACATCTTCAGGCAATCCTGGGCGATCCTGCACATGGGCCTGGGGCAGCCGCCGGCGGTGTCGCGCTCGATCGTCGGCAACTCGTGGTTCTGGTTCGTCGGCGCCATCTACCTCACTCAGATCCCGGCCTATGCCAAGGACTGGCTGCACGGTGATGGTACGGTGGTGACCCTGGTGCTGACGCTGTTCTCGGTCGGTATCGCCCTGGGCTCGCTGCTGTGCGAGCGGCTGAGCGGGCGCAAGGTGGAAATCGGCCTGGTGCCGTTCGGTTCGTTCGGCCTCAGCCTGTTCGGCCTGCTGTGGTGGTGGCACTCCGGCGATGTGCCGGCTGCCGCGGCACCGCACGACTGGCTGGCGCTGCTGGGCATGGGCCAGGCCTGGTGGATCCTGCTGTCGATCGTCGGCCTTGGCGTGTTCGGTGGTTTCTATATCGTGCCGCTGTATGCGTTGATCCAGGCGCGTACCGCCGAGGACCAGCGTGCTCGGGTGATCGCCGCCAACAATATCCTCAATGCCTTGTTCATGGTGGTATCGGCGCTGCTCACCATCGTCCTGCTGGGCCTGGCCAAGCTGACCATCCCGCAGCTGTTCCTGGTGGTGTCGCTGCTCAATATCGCGGTGAACGTCCATATCTTCAGGATCGTGCCCGAGTTCACCATGCGCTTCCTGATCTGGCTGCTCAGCCATTCGATGTACCGCGTGCAGCACCGCGACCTCGAGCGCATTCCCGACCAGGGCGCGGCATTGCTGGTGTGCAACCACGTGTCGTTCGTCGATGCGCTGCTGCTCGGTGGGGCGATCCGTCGGCCGATCCGCTTCGTCATGTACTACAAGATCTACAACCTGCCGGTGCTCAACTTCGTGTTCCGCACTGCAGGTGCCATCCCGATTGCCGGGCGCAACGAAGACCAGGCCACTTACGAGCGCGCCTTTACCCGCATTGCCGAGTACCTGGCCGATGGCGAGCTGGTGTGCATCTTCCCGGAGGGCAAGCTGACCGGGGACGGCGAAATCGATGTGTTCAAGGGCGGCGTCAACCGCATCCTCTCGGAAACCCCGGTGCCGGTGATTCCGCTGGCCTTGCAGGGGCTGTGGGGCAGCTTCTTCAGCCGTGACCCGGCCAAGGGCTTTTTCAAGCGCCTGTGGTCTCGGGTAACCATCGTGGCAGGCGCTGCCATTCCGGTGGAGGCCGCGCAGCCAGAAGCGTTGCGTGAGCAGGTCAGCCGCCTGCGCGGCGACCTGCGATAG
- a CDS encoding MFS transporter produces MLAAIKGYPHTVRLLLLTTFTLTVARALTLPYLVVYLADTFQLPISQIGLLVGGALIIASLLSLYGGHLVDTLRNHTLVSTNTLLFALAFAGAVASHSALSFFICLILVNLTLAVVDIAAKAGFCALLPVEARAEVFAIKYTLSNVGYAAGPLLGVALLELDGHLPFIASALLGLGMSLAYWRLGDRGLQASAADQPGAGFGQVALGLAGDRRLVCFTLGGVLSAVVFGQFTAYLSQYLVVTSSPGEAARLVGYLVTTNAVTVIALQYLIGRRISRQRLMPWLLAGMGLFVAGLLGFALAGSTLMWCLAMLVFTLGEIIVIPAEYMFIDLIAPEHLRGVYYGAQNLSNMGAALGPVMVGFALVHLWPGAIFCLLVLSVILAAVFYWLGTRRG; encoded by the coding sequence ATGCTCGCCGCCATCAAAGGCTACCCTCACACCGTTCGCCTGCTGCTGCTCACCACCTTCACGCTCACCGTCGCCCGCGCCCTCACCCTGCCTTATCTGGTGGTGTATCTGGCCGACACCTTCCAGCTGCCGATCAGCCAGATCGGCCTGCTGGTCGGCGGCGCACTGATCATCGCCTCGCTGCTGAGCCTGTATGGCGGGCACCTGGTGGACACCTTGCGTAACCACACGCTGGTCAGCACCAATACCCTGCTGTTCGCCCTGGCTTTCGCCGGTGCCGTTGCCAGCCACTCGGCGCTGTCGTTCTTCATCTGTCTGATACTGGTCAACCTGACCCTGGCAGTAGTCGACATCGCCGCCAAGGCGGGCTTCTGCGCGTTACTGCCGGTCGAAGCGCGGGCCGAGGTATTCGCCATCAAGTACACCCTCAGCAATGTCGGCTATGCCGCCGGCCCGCTGCTGGGCGTGGCCCTGCTGGAACTGGACGGCCACCTGCCATTCATCGCCTCGGCCCTGCTTGGCCTGGGCATGAGCCTGGCTTATTGGCGCCTGGGCGACCGTGGCCTGCAGGCCAGCGCAGCGGACCAACCCGGCGCCGGTTTCGGCCAGGTGGCGCTGGGGTTGGCCGGTGACCGTCGGCTGGTGTGCTTCACCCTCGGTGGGGTGCTGAGCGCGGTGGTGTTCGGCCAGTTCACCGCCTACCTGTCGCAGTACCTGGTGGTGACCAGCAGCCCGGGCGAGGCAGCGCGCCTGGTCGGTTACCTGGTGACCACCAACGCAGTGACGGTGATTGCCTTGCAGTACCTGATCGGGCGGCGCATCAGCCGCCAACGCCTGATGCCCTGGCTGCTGGCCGGCATGGGCCTGTTCGTCGCCGGGCTGCTGGGTTTTGCCCTGGCCGGGTCGACGCTGATGTGGTGCCTGGCGATGCTGGTATTCACCCTGGGCGAAATCATTGTCATCCCCGCCGAGTACATGTTCATCGACCTGATCGCACCGGAGCACTTGCGCGGGGTGTATTACGGTGCGCAGAACCTGTCCAACATGGGCGCCGCGCTCGGGCCGGTGATGGTCGGATTTGCCCTGGTGCATCTGTGGCCGGGGGCAATCTTCTGCCTGCTGGTGTTGTCGGTGATACTGGCGGCGGTGTTCTATTGGCTGGGTACCCGCCGCGGGTGA
- a CDS encoding hybrid sensor histidine kinase/response regulator, which translates to MSLSSGLIAVVALAYMAIMFAIAFYGDRRSTPLPPKLRAWVYSLSLAVYCTSWTFFGAVGQAAEQLWAFLPIYLGPVLLLIFAPWVLQKMVLISKQQNITSIADFIAARYGKSQTLAVVVALICLVGVLPYIALQLKGIVLGVNLLIGASADATGTRVQDTALVVSLVLALFAIVFGTRSLDVTEHHRGMVLAIAFESLIKLLAFLAVGIFVVFNLYDGFDDLFSQARQSVHLQDYWQETINWPSMVVQTTVAMMAIICLPRQFHVTVVENIEPQDMRLARWVFPMYLALAALFVVPIALAGQMLLPGTVISDSFVISLPLAEAHPSLALLAFIGGASAATGMVIVEAVALSTMVSNDMLLPWLLRRTNAERPFEAFRHWMLSVRRVTIVVILLLAYVSYRLLGSTASLATIGQIAFAAVTQLTPAMLGALYWKQANRRGVFAGLAAGIFLWFYTLVLPIAAHSLGWSLQLFPGLAWLHGNPLNLPISPLTQGVVLSLAGNFTLFAWVSVLSRTRVSEHWQAGRFIGQQTSARPSSKPLLAVQIDDLLTLASRFVGEERARQSFIRFAYRQGKGFNPNQNADGDWIEHTERLLAGVLGTSSTRAVVKAAIEGRDMQLEDVVRIADEASEVLQFNRALLQGAIENINQGISVVDQNLHLVAWNRRYLELFNYPDGLISVGRPIADIIRYNAERGLCGPGEAQVHVARRLHWMRQGRAHSSERLFPNGRVIELIGNPMPGGGFVMSFTDITPFREAEQALREANESLEQRVAERTYELSQLNQALSEAKSHAEAVSQSKTRFLAAVSHDLMQPLNAARLFSAALSQQAEGMNDEARQLVQHMDSSLRSAEELISDLLDISRLENGKITPDPKPFALNELFDTLGAEFKVLAAEKGLAFRLRGSRLRVESDMKLLRRVLQNFLTNALRYGKSPILLGVRRQGERLWLEVWDRGPGIADDKLQVIFQEFKRLDSHQTRAEKGLGLGLAIADGLCRVLGHTLEVRSWPGRGTVFRVSVPIARQAAPVVSAPAEQAGQPLAGLQVLCVDNEDSILIGMNSLLSRWGCQVWTARNQAECEALLDKGMRPHLALVDYHLDDGETGIGLMGWLRARLGEPVPGVVISADGSKETLAMVHASGLDYLAKPVKPAALRAMLNRHLSLVQ; encoded by the coding sequence ATGTCGTTGTCCAGCGGGCTGATCGCCGTGGTCGCCCTGGCCTATATGGCCATCATGTTCGCCATCGCCTTCTATGGTGACCGCCGCAGCACGCCATTGCCGCCGAAACTGCGTGCCTGGGTCTACAGCCTGTCGCTGGCGGTGTACTGCACCAGCTGGACCTTCTTCGGCGCGGTCGGCCAGGCCGCCGAACAGCTCTGGGCGTTCCTGCCGATCTACCTGGGCCCGGTGCTGCTGTTGATCTTCGCACCGTGGGTGCTGCAGAAGATGGTGCTGATCAGCAAGCAACAGAACATCACCTCGATCGCCGACTTCATCGCCGCACGCTACGGCAAGTCGCAGACCCTGGCGGTGGTGGTGGCGTTGATCTGCCTGGTCGGCGTGTTGCCCTACATCGCCTTGCAACTGAAAGGCATCGTGCTGGGCGTGAACCTGCTGATCGGCGCCAGTGCCGATGCCACCGGCACGCGCGTGCAGGACACCGCGCTGGTGGTATCGCTGGTGCTGGCACTGTTCGCCATCGTTTTCGGCACCCGCAGCCTGGACGTGACCGAACACCACCGTGGCATGGTCCTGGCGATTGCCTTCGAATCGTTGATCAAGCTGCTGGCTTTCCTTGCCGTGGGCATCTTCGTGGTGTTCAACCTGTATGACGGCTTCGACGACCTGTTCAGCCAGGCCCGCCAGTCAGTCCACCTGCAGGACTACTGGCAGGAGACCATCAACTGGCCGTCGATGGTGGTACAGACCACCGTGGCGATGATGGCGATCATCTGCCTGCCACGGCAGTTCCACGTCACGGTGGTGGAGAATATCGAACCCCAGGACATGCGCCTGGCACGCTGGGTGTTCCCGATGTACCTGGCATTGGCCGCGCTGTTCGTGGTGCCCATCGCCCTGGCTGGGCAGATGCTGCTGCCAGGCACGGTGATCTCAGACTCGTTCGTCATCAGCCTGCCACTGGCCGAGGCACACCCTAGCCTGGCCCTGCTGGCGTTCATCGGTGGCGCTTCGGCCGCCACCGGCATGGTCATCGTCGAGGCCGTGGCACTGTCGACCATGGTTTCCAACGACATGCTGCTGCCCTGGCTGCTGCGCCGGACCAATGCCGAGCGGCCATTCGAGGCGTTCCGCCACTGGATGCTGTCGGTGCGCCGGGTGACCATCGTGGTGATCCTGCTGCTGGCCTACGTCAGCTACCGCCTGCTGGGCTCCACGGCCAGCCTGGCAACCATCGGCCAGATCGCCTTCGCTGCGGTGACCCAGCTGACTCCAGCCATGCTCGGCGCGCTGTACTGGAAGCAGGCCAACCGCCGCGGCGTGTTCGCCGGGCTGGCGGCAGGCATCTTCCTGTGGTTCTACACCCTGGTGCTGCCGATTGCCGCGCACAGTCTGGGCTGGTCGCTGCAGCTGTTTCCGGGGCTGGCGTGGCTGCATGGCAACCCGCTGAACCTGCCGATCAGCCCCCTGACCCAAGGCGTGGTGCTGTCGCTGGCGGGCAACTTCACGCTGTTCGCCTGGGTCTCGGTGTTGTCGCGCACGCGGGTGTCCGAGCATTGGCAGGCCGGCCGCTTCATCGGCCAGCAGACCAGTGCCCGCCCCAGCAGCAAGCCGCTGCTGGCGGTGCAGATCGACGACCTGCTGACCCTGGCCTCGCGCTTCGTCGGCGAAGAGCGCGCGCGGCAAAGCTTCATCCGCTTCGCCTACCGCCAGGGCAAGGGCTTCAACCCCAACCAGAACGCCGACGGTGACTGGATCGAACACACCGAACGCCTGCTGGCCGGGGTGCTCGGCACCTCATCGACCCGCGCCGTGGTCAAGGCCGCCATCGAAGGCCGCGACATGCAGCTGGAAGACGTGGTGCGCATCGCCGACGAAGCCAGTGAGGTGCTGCAGTTCAACCGCGCCCTGCTGCAAGGCGCCATCGAGAACATCAACCAGGGCATCAGCGTGGTTGACCAGAACCTGCACCTGGTGGCCTGGAACCGCCGCTACCTGGAGCTGTTCAACTACCCCGACGGGCTGATCAGCGTCGGCCGGCCGATCGCCGATATCATCCGCTACAACGCCGAACGCGGCTTGTGCGGCCCTGGCGAAGCACAGGTGCACGTGGCGCGCCGGCTGCACTGGATGCGCCAGGGCCGCGCGCATTCTTCGGAGCGCCTGTTCCCCAATGGCCGGGTGATCGAACTGATCGGCAACCCGATGCCGGGCGGCGGCTTCGTCATGAGCTTTACCGACATCACCCCGTTCCGCGAGGCCGAGCAGGCCCTGCGTGAAGCCAATGAAAGCCTGGAACAACGGGTTGCCGAACGTACCTACGAGCTGTCCCAACTGAACCAGGCATTGTCCGAAGCCAAGAGCCATGCCGAGGCCGTGAGCCAGTCGAAGACCCGTTTCCTGGCTGCGGTCAGCCATGACCTGATGCAACCGCTGAACGCTGCACGGCTGTTCTCTGCGGCCCTGTCGCAACAGGCCGAAGGTATGAACGATGAGGCCCGGCAGCTGGTGCAGCACATGGATAGCTCGCTGCGCTCGGCCGAAGAGCTGATCAGCGACTTGCTGGACATCTCGCGCCTGGAGAACGGCAAGATCACCCCGGACCCGAAGCCCTTCGCCCTCAACGAACTGTTCGACACCCTGGGCGCCGAGTTCAAGGTGCTGGCCGCCGAAAAAGGCCTGGCGTTCCGCCTGCGCGGCAGTCGCCTGCGGGTGGAGAGCGACATGAAGCTGCTGCGCCGGGTGCTGCAGAACTTCCTGACCAATGCCCTGCGCTACGGCAAGAGTCCGATCCTGCTGGGTGTAAGGCGCCAGGGTGAACGCTTGTGGCTGGAAGTGTGGGACCGTGGCCCCGGTATCGCCGACGACAAGCTGCAGGTGATTTTCCAGGAGTTCAAGCGCCTGGACAGTCACCAGACCCGCGCCGAGAAAGGCCTCGGCCTTGGCCTGGCAATAGCCGACGGCCTGTGCCGGGTACTGGGCCACACGCTGGAAGTGCGCTCATGGCCGGGCAGAGGCACGGTGTTCCGCGTCAGCGTGCCGATTGCCCGCCAGGCCGCACCGGTTGTCAGTGCCCCGGCGGAACAGGCCGGTCAGCCACTGGCCGGCTTGCAGGTGCTGTGCGTGGACAATGAAGACAGCATCCTGATAGGCATGAACAGCCTGCTCAGCCGCTGGGGTTGCCAGGTATGGACCGCGCGCAACCAGGCCGAATGCGAGGCCTTGCTGGACAAGGGCATGCGCCCGCATCTGGCGTTGGTGGACTACCACCTGGACGATGGCGAGACTGGCATCGGGCTGATGGGCTGGCTACGCGCGCGCCTGGGCGAACCGGTGCCGGGTGTGGTGATCAGCGCTGACGGCAGCAAGGAAACCCTCGCCATGGTCCACGCTTCGGGGCTGGATTACCTGGCCAAGCCGGTCAAGCCAGCGGCCCTGCGTGCCATGCTCAATCGCCATCTGAGCCTGGTTCAGTAA
- the rmuC gene encoding DNA recombination protein RmuC has protein sequence MLEERLNAALLAQAGLQAQLEASRDEVSDLSEANTVKQAQLAAQGRELELLQIDRDNARDAAHAWSLERANREAELRRLEAQTARLDAELREQQESHQQRLEDLQEARDTLRAQFADLATKIFDEREQRFAQTSQQHLGQLLDPLKERIQAFERRVEESYQQEARERFSLGKELERLQQLNLRLSDEATNLTQALKGQKTQGNWGELILERVLEHAGLEKGREYQTQVSLKSADGERFQPDVLIMLPGDKQVVVDAKVSLTAYQQFVASNDEAALKQHVQSLRSHVKGLSSKDYNRLEGLHSLDFVLLFVPIEAAFSAALQAEPNLFQEAFDRQIVIVSPTTLLATLRVIDSLWKQERQGQNAREIAERAGWLYDKFVLFIQDLDELGNRLQQVDKAYAAARNKLCEGRGNLVSRSEQLKLLGARASKSLPADLLERALSDEALPEEVLTEPGSDGD, from the coding sequence TTGCTCGAAGAACGCCTGAACGCCGCCTTGTTGGCCCAGGCCGGCCTGCAGGCACAGCTGGAGGCCAGCCGCGATGAAGTCAGCGACCTCAGCGAAGCCAACACGGTCAAGCAGGCCCAGCTGGCCGCCCAGGGCCGCGAGCTCGAATTGCTCCAGATCGATCGCGACAATGCCCGTGATGCTGCCCACGCCTGGAGCCTTGAGCGCGCCAACCGTGAAGCGGAACTGCGCCGCCTGGAGGCCCAGACCGCGCGCCTGGACGCCGAACTGCGTGAACAGCAGGAAAGCCACCAGCAGCGTCTGGAAGACCTGCAGGAAGCCCGTGACACCTTGCGCGCCCAGTTCGCCGACCTGGCCACGAAAATCTTCGACGAGCGCGAGCAGCGTTTCGCCCAGACCAGTCAGCAGCACCTCGGACAGTTGCTCGACCCGCTCAAGGAGCGCATCCAGGCGTTCGAAAGGCGTGTGGAGGAAAGCTACCAGCAGGAAGCCCGCGAACGTTTTTCGCTGGGCAAGGAACTGGAGCGTCTGCAGCAGCTCAACCTGCGCCTGTCCGACGAAGCCACCAACCTGACCCAGGCCCTGAAGGGCCAGAAGACCCAGGGCAACTGGGGGGAGCTCATCCTCGAGCGGGTGCTGGAGCACGCCGGCCTGGAAAAGGGCCGCGAATACCAGACCCAGGTGAGTTTGAAGAGCGCCGACGGCGAGCGCTTCCAGCCCGATGTGCTGATCATGTTGCCCGGCGACAAGCAAGTGGTGGTGGATGCCAAGGTCAGTCTCACGGCCTACCAGCAGTTCGTCGCCAGCAACGACGAAGCTGCGCTGAAGCAGCATGTGCAATCGCTGCGCAGCCACGTCAAAGGCCTGTCGAGCAAGGACTACAACCGCCTCGAAGGCCTGCACAGCCTGGATTTCGTGCTGCTGTTCGTGCCGATCGAGGCGGCTTTCTCGGCCGCCCTGCAGGCCGAGCCGAACCTGTTCCAGGAAGCCTTCGACCGGCAGATCGTGATCGTCAGCCCGACCACCTTGCTCGCTACCCTGCGGGTGATCGACAGCCTGTGGAAACAGGAGCGCCAGGGCCAGAACGCCCGCGAGATCGCCGAGCGCGCCGGCTGGCTGTATGACAAGTTCGTGCTGTTCATCCAGGACCTGGACGAGCTGGGCAACCGCCTGCAGCAGGTCGACAAGGCCTATGCCGCCGCGCGCAACAAACTGTGTGAAGGGCGCGGCAACCTGGTCAGCCGCAGCGAACAGCTGAAACTGCTGGGTGCCCGCGCCAGCAAGAGCCTGCCGGCCGATTTGCTGGAGCGGGCGCTGTCCGACGAAGCGTTGCCCGAAGAAGTGCTTACTGAACCAGGCTCAGATGGCGATTGA
- a CDS encoding OmpP1/FadL family transporter, whose protein sequence is MKKVMLKTSLGIAVALASSQLLAAGFALNEQSISGMGTGFAGRSSSAEDASTVYGNPAGMSRLKREQVTVGGAAVIAKTDISGPGSNFGGETDGDMVPVVGVPMGYYVKPIDDHWSVGFGVYVPYGLITDYGSDDAARYWGKKSKVEVVTFQPTISYAFNDKVSIGFGPTINRIKGELGSNLSSKALLGPGGPDGEIKIKGDDTAIGYNIGVLVQATDRTRLGLTYHSMVDYKLEGDTRVSYPIPQLGLNGKFDASLKIKTPESVDFSVTHELDDHWTLYAGSTWTRWSRLESIVVKNEAPAGYPLQTITEEQNWHDTWAHAIGASYKVNKEWTLRAGFSVDQSPTNNHDRSPRIPTGDRKAVSFGAGWSPNDDMTIDVAYSYLWEEDTKVNNVSGSPTQRALKGTYQAKYENSAHGIGASLTYRF, encoded by the coding sequence ATGAAAAAAGTAATGCTCAAAACCTCCCTCGGCATTGCCGTTGCTCTTGCTTCCAGCCAACTGCTCGCCGCCGGGTTCGCGCTGAACGAACAGAGCATCAGCGGCATGGGAACCGGTTTTGCGGGGCGTTCGTCTTCTGCCGAAGATGCCAGCACGGTGTATGGCAACCCTGCAGGCATGTCACGCCTGAAGCGTGAACAGGTCACCGTGGGTGGTGCGGCCGTCATCGCCAAGACTGATATTTCCGGCCCTGGCAGCAATTTCGGGGGGGAAACCGATGGCGACATGGTTCCGGTCGTGGGCGTCCCCATGGGCTACTACGTCAAGCCGATCGATGATCACTGGAGCGTGGGCTTCGGCGTTTACGTACCATACGGCCTGATCACCGACTACGGTAGCGATGATGCGGCACGCTACTGGGGCAAGAAGAGCAAGGTCGAGGTCGTCACCTTCCAGCCAACCATCAGCTATGCGTTCAACGACAAGGTGTCGATCGGTTTTGGCCCGACCATCAACCGTATCAAGGGTGAACTGGGGTCGAACCTGAGCAGCAAGGCGCTGCTGGGGCCCGGGGGGCCGGATGGCGAGATCAAGATCAAGGGCGATGACACCGCGATCGGTTACAACATCGGTGTTCTGGTACAAGCTACGGACCGTACTCGCCTGGGTCTGACCTATCACTCGATGGTCGACTACAAACTTGAGGGCGATACCCGTGTTTCCTACCCGATCCCACAGCTTGGCCTGAATGGCAAGTTCGACGCCAGCCTGAAGATCAAGACGCCGGAGTCGGTGGACTTCTCCGTTACCCATGAATTGGATGACCACTGGACCCTGTACGCGGGTAGTACCTGGACGCGCTGGAGCCGCCTGGAAAGCATCGTTGTCAAGAACGAAGCCCCGGCGGGTTACCCACTGCAGACCATCACCGAAGAGCAGAACTGGCATGACACCTGGGCCCACGCCATTGGCGCGTCCTACAAGGTCAACAAGGAATGGACCCTGCGTGCAGGCTTCTCGGTCGACCAGTCGCCCACCAACAACCACGATCGCTCGCCGCGCATTCCAACTGGCGACCGTAAAGCGGTCAGCTTTGGTGCCGGCTGGAGCCCGAACGATGACATGACCATCGATGTTGCCTACTCGTACCTGTGGGAAGAAGATACCAAGGTCAACAATGTGTCGGGCTCGCCGACACAACGGGCATTGAAAGGCACCTACCAGGCCAAGTACGAAAACAGTGCTCACGGTATTGGTGCATCCCTTACCTACCGCTTCTGA